A segment of the Takifugu flavidus isolate HTHZ2018 chromosome 7, ASM371156v2, whole genome shotgun sequence genome:
GATGACGTGCCGAGTCCATAGACAGTCCGAAATAAAACAGCTGGATATGAGCCAAGCAGGTCAACATGGAATAAAATGGCGTAAACTAAGAGCTGGCATCGTGTATGTGAACATGTGTGGCGAATACGGAGTGCTTCTAATTTGCAGTGACCAAATTGTGAGGTCAAACCCTGAAACTAAAAAATTCAAATGGACGGAAAACCTTTAAGTCATTTTCATCTCTGCTCGACGCCACAACAGAGCAAGAAAAAGGCTTGAGGAGGTGACAAAAGGCACATATATACCACAGGGTAGTTCAGAATGCAAACTGCTGCACAAACCACACGACTCCCTCGGTTTGATGTGGACAAGTTTCATTTTCATGTCCCCAACATTTAAGGTAAAATTTCACATCACCATttttgatattattattatttgtgcGCTCTCCATATTTCTCCCCATTATTTGTGAGCTCTCCATATAACTTCATTTGCATTGGAAGAGAAATCATTAATGGGGAAGCACGATGAAGTCAGCAGAAAACCTCAGCACACAGCAACAAAGGTCAGGTACAATTTCCCAACAATGTGGCAATGATCTGCaaacaacagataaaccaaAGGGTTACTTTCTTTTCTTGTTGCTCTATTGTCACCTCATTGCTCATGCAATATATTtgcataaaaatgcatccaacAACTTGTCTCATGTTAGGTCGCTTGATATTCCGGACTGTGCTGGCCCCCCCTGTgctacctgcagctgctctgtgggAACGTCACGGCCGGTAATCTGTATGCTTGAACTGTGGTTTGTATGTGGATTCTGACAGCCTGTCGCCATCACACAGTTCCCCGAAGCCCTCCAGGGTTGTggttgctgtcacacacacccacaccaaaGCCTTCTTGTGtctgaattttatttttaattgagTTCTGAAGCTCAGGTTCATTTGATGTGGCTGAACTCTGTaagaagcagaagaaacagAATAAAAGGCATATTAAAGGGGACAAAACGGCTCTATATTACACATAAAGCACAGAGAATAAATAAACTTGATGATGAtgctaaatgttaaaaaaaaaaaacatgagtaGATGAAAAGCCTTGAAAGAATACAGGAGAGTAACTCAGGGGTTGAAACTGTAAAACTACACGAGAGGAGAGATGTGGCGCCCTTTGGTAGAAGATAGAAGACAGAATCAAGGCAGACCTGAATACATGCAGGGCAGGACCGACGGTGAAACCATAGACAGGAAACATGATTTAAAGGTCATGTGAAGCGAACACGCACTCAACTAGAGAAGAACTGAACAAGCAGCAATTGTTGCCCTTAACGTGTAACATGACTTTATCTATATGACCCTGCTGGTGACGATGAGGAGCTTATCTGAATTTATAACGCACGTCGAGAGATTGACGCTGGATTTGTGACCATAGATATAATCTCAAGGGTCTCTGAATCCTGCTGTCAGCGCAGCCCGAAACCTCAGAGATGATTAGATCTCACTCAATCCCCTGAGTGAAATCCAAAGCACAGCTCCTCCAGGCCCCACTGAGCCCCTCAGTTTGAGATCCACATTGtcagaaaaacaaattaaaacctTCATGTAATGCAGTGGCATCTATGCGTCTGGCTTTCTCCTCTTTATGTCCTTTACTGTAGTGCCCCAGTACATCCTGGTCCTtttaaaagggagttttccctgccactgttgcttgttaggggaGGTTAGGCTCTTGCCAACCACACCTAGAGACAGCttagattgtaacagatgcagAATGGGCTGAATGGAGTTGGATCCGGGCTGTCTACAGCTCCCAGGTTCCTGCAATTAACCAAATCTATCGCTCCAGAGTTGCAGCCCGTTATGACTTTAGCACCTTAGTTTCAAAACGTGTGAATCAAAACTTGTGTGGACTCTGACGTGTCTGAGTTGGTTTTCCATTCTACATTTTTTTATGTTGGCTTTAGTGGACAtacaaaagaaggagaaggaaatggagaaacCCCAGTTTCTAAAGAAAaggatctttatttatatatagcCAGTAGATATAAGAGAAACTGGTTTGTTTGCATCTAATGGCAACAACCCCGTGTCTTGATTATCTACTACTTGTGAGGAGAACTGAAGGCTTTGTTCTTACTATTAGGGTGGGAAAATTGCATGACTGATGCGTAACTGCTGACTCATCCATATATGCCACGGTGGCTGTGCAGACCCTCGGAGGATGCGGCTAAATGCATGACGATGTAGAGAATAAAACCACAGATGTACTGACTCAACATCCCTGGGTATATAAACACCTCTGGGGGACAACTCAAGAAGCTCAGACCTGAATAGCAAGATGAAGACTCTTCTCAGCTtcctggttttccatcttctccTGGGCCTTGGACCAAATGGTAAGTTTGAAATAACCGTCTCAGGTGTAAATCTGCTGGAGTCATGTATCACTGTCACCTTCTCTTTACTTTACAGCACGTGGAAGTGAAATCATAGGCGGTAAAGAGGTGCTGGACAAGTCAATGATGTACATGGCCTCGGTACAAAATGATCGTCACATCTGCGGAGGGTTCCTCATCAGGAAAGACTTTGTGCTGACTGCTGCACACTGTTACAGCAAGTGAGTCAATTGTATCTTCtcagattcattcattcattcattcacccCTCCAGCTAAGATTCTTCTATGGTCACTCAGGAATCTCACTGTTGTTCTCGGCACCCACAATCTCAAGAAAGTCAGTGATTCCATGAGATACAGAGTCAAGAGCTACAAACATCCAGATTTTAGCAAAGTAAAAAATGGCAATGACATCATGCTGCTTAAAGTAAGTGGATATTTTATCAGGTCTGGTTAAAAGTAGAAACATAACCATTCTCATATTGGGGGgttctgcatctgcatctgcagctgcagccgcggAAATCTCAACAGGACCACAGAATCCAACCCATCCAAATTTCCAAAAGTGCGTTTAAGTTGAAAAATAACGCAAAGTGTCGCGTGGCTGGATGGGGGTTGACAAAGGATCGGAAGCCTTCGGACGTGCTGCAGGCGGTGGAAGTGCCTGGTGTTGGGCTGGGCTACTGTAGGAAAGAATGGCTAGAAGGCGGTCGCTTAGAACTCCCCAAAGATGTGATCTGCGCTGGCGGCAACACAGCCGTAGGATTCTGTCAGGTAGGTCCTCCCATTTAAGCTAAATAGCTGCTCAAGGCGTCAATATACAGCGATGATATAGTAGTGAGAGCAGGATCTTCTTCCTCACAGGGCGACTCTGGGGGTCCACTGGTGTGCGGCAAGCAGGCGGTTGGCATTGTGTCGTTCAACATGTATCAAAACTGTGACTACCCGAATCTGCCCAACGTCTATGTTGACATATCCAAACACCTGAGATGGATCAAGAAAACTCTGGCGAAAAAGTCCTGATAATTCCGAAAGAAttccaattattttttttaattaaacctgAAACCGTCAGATGCGCTTAAACATCCCGCCAGGAAAGCAATCATCTCCTGTCTCTGCATCCTTCTTTCATTTTTAGTTAGGAGGCGCTTTTTAGTTAGGAGGAGCTTCTGGTTCCAGTCCCATTTGTGGACCAAAAATTGAAAACCTGTCGCACAATGACTGCATGTGCATGAgttccgtgtgtgtttgtgatgcatCTGGTGTGTAACATCAGTCATTTCCCCTGTGTGGGATTAATAAAGTAGATTTCTTCTTGtctgttcttcttctacttGAACCTTCGTGTGTGCAAATTGCAGAATGATCAGAGCAGCCGGCTGATGTGTGATAATCCGCCGCAACATCCTGAGCAAATGTATcaaaaaatgacaggaaaacCAGCTGGTGCTGTTTGCTAACAGGGCTGCCCACAGGCATGGCTCCACACAGTGGTTACACACCACCGAGGGGGTTATTACACAAATATATGGCAACAtgaacctttttctcccacCACCAGTGTGGTCAGACTGTTGGCTCCTGATCCCAGGTCATCAAGTTAGAAGATTTGTAAAATCATAGTGAGCATAAGTTGTTCACTGAGGTGGATACACTGATCAGGGCTACTGTGGGCCAACCATGAAGAGGAAGAGCTCGTGATCTGAGAGTAGGGTCTTTGAGCATACAgacggagcagaggaggaagtggtggaaGCTAAAACAGGAGGGGTTTGGGGCTTTCAGAAAGGGGTTGAGACAGGTCAAAGGCTTCCAGACAGATGAATAGTTACAGCTAAAACAGAGAGACAGGTACTTGGTGTGTCATCCAGAAAGAAAGCAGACAAGGAGACatggtgggaggaggaagagcaggagtgGATACAGGAGAGAGGATTGATTAAAAGAcatgggacagggacagggactgAAGAGAGAAGACGGGAGTACAGGGAGATACGGCGTAAGGTGAAAGAAAGGTTGTCCAATGAGGTCAGACAGCAAAGAAGGAGAGAACAAATACCAGGTGGCCAGACAGTGAGATGGAGATGGGAAGAACATGCAGCAGGTTAGACTGAGcaaagatggagacagaaatgTTCTGAGTGAGGCCCGAAGTGTGAGAGGAAGATAGAAAGAGTGcttaaaaggaaaaggagagaggacGAGAGTAGAGGAGGCGACCGTTGGGGAGCAGGACGTTGCAAAATTTGGTAAGAATAAAGTTAGATGGTCagtgaagagggaaaagaagTTGGGACTGGTGAAATAACTGTGGGGGCACGTGTGAAGCTGCAGAACTGGTCTTCCGAATCTTCAAAAACAATACCGTAGAGTTTTAGAACCATGACTCAAAACCTTCTTCCTTCCAAACTGCTGCCAAAACTGTACAAAGAGAAgtcacacaaactcacacacatctgtgtgcatTGCacggacacagacacacaaagttTAGCCACTCATTAAACTTCGGTTACTCAGTGAATGTGAGGCCTTTGCCGGTTTGCATCAAAGCGAAGTCACACTTAGTAGCCGTTCAAATTTGGCTGCACCAGTTGTGAAACCTTCTTTTGAAAAATGCCTTTTGCCACCCCGATGATGCACTAAAGCCCACAAATGATGCAAGGTGCCGCTCTAGAGCTGATAagagacaggaggaagctgcCGCTGTGGGCCGTCACCATGGCGCGTTTCagcctggccctgctgctgctctttatcTGTGACGGTA
Coding sequences within it:
- the LOC130528648 gene encoding granzyme B(G,H)-like; protein product: MKTLLSFLVFHLLLGLGPNARGSEIIGGKEVLDKSMMYMASVQNDRHICGGFLIRKDFVLTAAHCYSKNLTVVLGTHNLKKVSDSMRYRVKSYKHPDFSKVKNGNDIMLLKLQPRKSQQDHRIQPIQISKSAFKLKNNAKCRVAGWGLTKDRKPSDVLQAVEVPGVGLGYCRKEWLEGGRLELPKDVICAGGNTAVGFCQGDSGGPLVCGKQAVGIVSFNMYQNCDYPNLPNVYVDISKHLRWIKKTLAKKS